From one Flavobacteriales bacterium genomic stretch:
- the groES gene encoding co-chaperone GroES: MSKVKPLADRVLVEAAPAEETTKGGIIIPDTAKEKPQRGKIIAVGAGRIADDGKVTPLSVKAGDEILYGKYSGTELSLEGKDYLIMRESDIYAILN; encoded by the coding sequence ATGTCGAAAGTGAAACCGTTGGCGGACCGCGTGCTCGTCGAAGCCGCTCCCGCTGAAGAGACCACCAAGGGTGGCATCATCATCCCCGACACGGCCAAGGAAAAGCCACAGCGCGGCAAGATCATCGCCGTTGGTGCTGGCCGCATCGCCGACGACGGCAAGGTGACTCCCCTGAGCGTGAAGGCCGGCGACGAGATCCTGTACGGCAAATACAGCGGCACCGAGCTCAGTCTCGAAGGCAAGGACTACCTGATCATGCGCGAAAGCGACATCTACGCCATCCTCAACTAA
- the groL gene encoding chaperonin GroEL (60 kDa chaperone family; promotes refolding of misfolded polypeptides especially under stressful conditions; forms two stacked rings of heptamers to form a barrel-shaped 14mer; ends can be capped by GroES; misfolded proteins enter the barrel where they are refolded when GroES binds), which yields MAAKNIQFEIDARDRLKRGVDHLANAVKVTLGPKGRNVIIDKKFGAPQVTKDGVTVAKEIELKDAVENMGAQMLKEVASKTADQAGDGTTTATVLAQAIVTAGLKNVAAGANPMDLKRGIDKAVIAVVSELKKMSKTVGDDNDKIKQVATISANSDETIGSLIAEAMAKVKKEGVITVEEAKGTDTTVEVVEGMQFDRGYLSPYFVTNAEKMEVDLENAYILIYDKKISSMKELLPILEKSAQTGKPLLIISEDVDGEALATLVVNKIRGALKVAAVKAPGFGDRRKAMLEDIAILTGGTVISEERGFKLENADLSMLGKAEKISIDKDNTTIVNGAGKKADITGRVNQIKAQIETTTSDYDKEKLQERLAKLAGGVAVLYIGAATEVEMKEKKDRVDDALHATRAAVEEGIVPGGGVAYIRAQKALEKLEGSNADETTGVAIVRRAIEEPLRQIVANAGLEGSIIVQKVRDGKADYGFNARTEEYENLFATGVIDPTKVTRVALENAASIAAMLLTTECVISEEKEEKAPAHSHGGMGGGMDMM from the coding sequence ATGGCAGCCAAGAACATCCAATTCGAAATCGACGCCCGCGACCGCTTGAAGCGGGGCGTTGACCACCTCGCGAATGCCGTGAAGGTGACCCTCGGCCCCAAAGGCCGCAACGTGATCATCGACAAGAAATTCGGTGCGCCCCAAGTGACCAAGGACGGCGTTACCGTGGCCAAGGAGATCGAGCTGAAGGACGCCGTGGAGAATATGGGCGCCCAGATGCTGAAGGAAGTGGCCAGCAAGACAGCCGATCAAGCTGGCGATGGCACCACCACTGCCACCGTGCTAGCCCAGGCCATCGTTACCGCAGGCCTGAAGAACGTGGCCGCCGGTGCCAACCCGATGGACCTTAAGCGCGGCATCGACAAGGCCGTGATCGCCGTGGTCAGCGAGCTCAAGAAGATGAGCAAGACCGTGGGCGACGACAACGACAAGATCAAGCAGGTGGCCACCATCAGCGCCAATAGTGATGAGACCATCGGCAGCCTGATTGCCGAGGCCATGGCCAAGGTGAAGAAGGAGGGCGTGATCACCGTGGAAGAAGCCAAAGGCACCGACACCACCGTGGAGGTGGTGGAAGGCATGCAGTTCGATCGCGGCTACCTCAGCCCCTACTTCGTGACCAACGCGGAGAAGATGGAGGTGGACCTGGAGAACGCCTACATCCTGATCTACGATAAGAAGATCAGCAGCATGAAAGAGCTGCTGCCCATCCTGGAGAAGAGCGCGCAGACCGGCAAACCCCTGCTGATCATCAGCGAGGACGTGGACGGCGAGGCACTCGCCACCTTGGTGGTGAACAAGATCCGCGGCGCACTGAAAGTGGCCGCTGTGAAAGCCCCGGGCTTCGGCGATCGCCGCAAGGCCATGCTCGAGGACATCGCCATCCTCACCGGTGGCACCGTGATCAGCGAGGAGCGCGGCTTCAAGCTGGAGAACGCCGACCTCAGCATGCTTGGCAAGGCCGAGAAGATCAGCATCGACAAGGACAACACGACCATCGTGAACGGTGCCGGCAAGAAGGCCGACATCACCGGCCGTGTGAACCAGATCAAGGCGCAGATCGAGACCACCACGAGCGACTACGACAAGGAGAAGCTGCAGGAGCGCTTGGCGAAACTCGCCGGCGGTGTTGCCGTGCTCTACATCGGTGCCGCCACCGAGGTGGAGATGAAAGAGAAGAAGGACCGCGTGGACGACGCTCTGCACGCCACCCGCGCTGCGGTGGAGGAAGGCATCGTGCCCGGCGGTGGCGTAGCCTACATCCGCGCGCAGAAGGCGCTGGAGAAGCTCGAGGGCAGCAATGCCGATGAGACCACGGGCGTGGCCATCGTGCGCCGTGCGATCGAAGAGCCGCTGCGCCAGATCGTGGCGAATGCAGGCTTGGAAGGCAGCATCATCGTTCAGAAAGTGCGCGACGGAAAGGCCGACTACGGCTTCAACGCCCGCACCGAGGAGTACGAGAACCTCTTCGCCACTGGCGTGATCGACCCCACCAAGGTGACCCGCGTGGCCCTGGAGAACGCAGCCAGCATCGCGGCGATGCTGCTCACCACCGAGTGCGTGATCAGCGAGGAGAAGGAAGAGAAGGCACCGGCACACAGTCATGGTGGAATGGGTGGCGGCATGGACATGATGTAA
- a CDS encoding proprotein convertase P-domain-containing protein, with translation MAYFNSLRFASLPFATWRSAVMALAWLASTQSAQAQVATMYTFSQAGGSWTAISGGTALWTTTFDDVVSGAQTIPAFTFNGTTYTQMYVSSNGYITFGSAPATTNYTPISNAATYQRCVSAFGADLVNASGGTRDVRWQVVGDEVVVQWRGLRRYSFFGLGESFSFQIRLNTVSGVIRNVYGPFASGPANSTAQQPQVGLRGPSNTFATNVNNRRVGTGSENWGTSLSGTANNNTLRFTSGSPAKSWTSGLTYTWSPITCNQPSATASVVADCASNTYTIQVIVSGVGDAPSITIQSPTGTNVHSNVGAGTYSIGPIAFGTARTVTVVHNGNTLCNLSLGSFNYTNAAGVCHGAAVFPIADNGCGANNYTNVPLCVSSTGTSLGSDVFVQSVDLIASHTWGSDLRFYLRAPDNTEVGLVTAGYGGNGTQFGNAAACPGGLFTFQQGGAALSGVAGASTNVGTWQPDQSLNLFHNGSDPNGGWTLRACDAVGADVGAVRFARVNLCTPPAASFTPVDNCGANQFSVQVDVTSYGGGSTANLNYSVDGSPFNLSNLPLGITTIGPFPSTAEVSCTLTHNISNCGSAEATLYSNCPITITCGNTITLSHCYRNNDPRTFHFIASNPWETVTLSFVSGTMDANDVIRGYSGSDNSGLSITGLTGSFANLGSPQVTGSSAGDELFLEIDSDGSNSCATGEQSSWLFEAECTAGCVDPDAGITVNTNCAAYDFTIDVEVLYAGSAATTTLRYSVNGGAPTDVPGLVETDVETIGPFAIGDAVNVRLLHETDGACDRNFGNFTDSGTCPNAENCVNALNLGTQISPLPGTTVGRVNDFSAACGTASANTAADAFYFIDVPNGQQLRIRQQVNNYNSQHYVRYGGACPGSTVIACVNDDAGEVGWVEWINTTGSTQRAWWIQDGFGTGVGTFTLEWQLLTCPIPTALAATGVINTQAFANFSAPAGNYIVEWGPAATFTTPGNGLIAGPNGNIVLTSASPTLITGLSANTQYRYFVRQDCGGTYSPNSSAILFTTTNAPTNVVNGSCGNNVAIADNGCATNNNMLASIAISGQPNALGTNVGLSSVEIILTHTYRSDLQMRLISPAGQELLLVNQRGGSGDNFGNNSNCPTAVFRLITGGAALTTIPGTTANVTGNYSPEVSLTGFNTDDPNGNWIFKVCDNAGIDIGALRHIRLNFLPIDCLGALNGPAMPGTGCNDGNPCTTGDTWNASCSCVGTPLSDSDGDGVCDLIDNCVSTPNAGQADGDGDSVGDACDTCPTLANGNPGDACDDGNPQTVLDVIGAGPACGCTGVPCTTDLDFVYQADGIDALTFALYEQGTNILVQSGGGPIIGNGSEATCLPDGCFYLVVTDGGGDGIVGGGYLLKINSSVRLIDNLNGTFGEGGFTSGSTSQIAANEGFCLPVGTDRLIYTSCDKRDWKISPCGGEYVVANGNQDVSDEYGVNNANSGYQMWWYAPNGGYSFKRFQSHNTTNGLPASATRAAHFLLNGWAGNQLVEGGFYNVKVRGRINGNYNNWGPACRLVVNSTEAQCPRTKLMDLPGSQFLSCGQMRNVGVNERVHARPVRRMNANCNWQNANRYQFRFRIPAEFVTIVKTSPVGQYWVNTAGLQCNKTYEVDVRASFDNGSTWCHASDPYGDICMLTTNCAFGMAEEGGSTTASEARVAMYPNPNRGDQLFVSMSSVEEGVESINVDIYDAFGKRVAQRTLAVSDGFINIVLDLNGKLAAGLYLVNITAGDAISTVRLVIEP, from the coding sequence ATGGCGTACTTCAACTCCCTTCGTTTCGCTTCACTGCCGTTCGCTACATGGCGCTCCGCGGTGATGGCTTTGGCCTGGCTCGCGAGCACCCAAAGCGCACAAGCCCAGGTAGCCACCATGTACACCTTCAGCCAAGCGGGAGGCAGTTGGACGGCCATCTCCGGCGGCACCGCCCTGTGGACCACCACGTTCGATGATGTGGTCTCCGGAGCGCAGACGATCCCGGCCTTCACGTTCAACGGCACGACCTATACCCAGATGTATGTTTCCAGCAATGGCTACATCACGTTCGGGTCTGCGCCAGCGACCACCAACTACACCCCGATCAGCAACGCCGCGACCTATCAACGCTGCGTTTCGGCCTTTGGCGCCGATTTGGTGAACGCTTCGGGCGGCACGCGCGATGTTCGCTGGCAGGTGGTGGGTGACGAGGTGGTTGTGCAATGGCGGGGATTACGGCGCTACTCTTTTTTCGGCTTGGGCGAGTCTTTCTCGTTCCAGATCCGATTGAATACCGTTTCCGGGGTCATACGGAATGTCTATGGGCCTTTCGCGAGCGGCCCCGCGAACAGCACGGCGCAGCAGCCACAGGTCGGGTTGCGCGGTCCGAGCAACACCTTCGCCACGAATGTGAACAACCGTCGGGTCGGCACCGGTTCAGAGAATTGGGGCACGAGCCTGTCGGGCACTGCGAACAACAATACGTTACGATTCACCAGCGGCAGCCCGGCGAAATCGTGGACGAGCGGGCTGACCTATACCTGGTCGCCGATCACCTGCAATCAACCGAGCGCCACGGCAAGCGTGGTGGCCGATTGCGCCTCCAACACCTACACCATCCAGGTCATTGTCTCCGGCGTGGGCGACGCCCCCAGCATCACAATCCAGTCGCCCACGGGTACCAACGTCCACTCCAACGTCGGCGCAGGCACCTATTCCATTGGGCCGATTGCCTTCGGCACCGCACGCACGGTCACGGTGGTGCATAACGGAAACACCCTGTGCAACCTGAGCCTGGGCAGCTTCAACTACACCAACGCCGCTGGCGTGTGCCACGGCGCTGCCGTGTTCCCGATCGCTGACAATGGCTGCGGTGCGAACAACTACACCAACGTGCCACTGTGCGTGAGCAGCACCGGCACCTCGCTGGGCTCGGATGTATTCGTGCAAAGCGTGGATCTCATCGCCAGCCACACCTGGGGCAGCGACCTTCGCTTCTACCTGAGGGCTCCGGACAATACCGAAGTGGGTCTGGTGACCGCCGGATACGGCGGCAATGGGACACAATTCGGCAACGCAGCGGCTTGTCCTGGCGGCCTCTTCACCTTCCAGCAAGGAGGAGCAGCGCTCAGCGGCGTTGCGGGCGCCAGCACCAATGTGGGCACCTGGCAGCCTGATCAATCGCTCAACCTATTCCACAATGGCAGCGACCCGAATGGCGGATGGACGCTTCGGGCCTGCGATGCCGTGGGCGCCGATGTTGGGGCCGTGCGCTTCGCTCGCGTGAACCTCTGCACGCCACCCGCAGCCTCCTTCACCCCGGTTGACAACTGCGGCGCGAACCAGTTCAGCGTCCAGGTGGACGTGACCAGCTACGGTGGCGGCTCCACGGCCAATCTCAACTATTCGGTGGACGGATCGCCTTTCAACCTGAGCAACCTGCCATTGGGCATCACCACCATCGGGCCCTTCCCGAGCACCGCTGAGGTGAGCTGCACCCTCACGCACAACATCAGCAACTGCGGCAGCGCGGAGGCCACGCTGTACTCGAACTGCCCGATCACCATCACCTGCGGCAACACGATCACTCTCTCGCACTGCTATCGGAACAACGATCCGCGCACCTTCCACTTCATCGCCAGCAATCCCTGGGAGACCGTCACCCTGAGCTTCGTGAGCGGCACAATGGACGCGAACGACGTGATCCGGGGCTACAGCGGCAGTGATAATTCCGGCCTTTCGATCACCGGCCTCACCGGCAGCTTCGCGAACCTCGGATCACCGCAGGTCACCGGCTCGTCAGCTGGAGATGAGCTCTTCCTGGAGATCGACAGTGACGGCAGCAATAGCTGCGCCACCGGAGAGCAGAGCAGCTGGCTGTTCGAGGCGGAATGCACGGCCGGCTGCGTTGATCCGGATGCGGGCATCACGGTGAACACGAACTGCGCGGCCTACGACTTCACCATTGATGTGGAGGTGCTCTATGCCGGCAGTGCTGCGACCACCACTCTGCGATACAGCGTGAATGGCGGCGCCCCCACCGACGTGCCGGGCTTGGTGGAGACCGATGTGGAGACCATCGGGCCCTTCGCCATCGGCGATGCCGTGAATGTCCGGCTGCTCCACGAGACCGATGGAGCCTGCGATCGGAACTTCGGAAACTTCACGGACAGCGGCACCTGCCCCAACGCAGAGAACTGCGTGAACGCCTTGAACCTGGGTACGCAGATCAGCCCTTTGCCCGGCACCACGGTGGGCCGCGTGAATGACTTCAGCGCGGCCTGTGGCACGGCATCCGCCAACACCGCTGCCGATGCCTTTTACTTCATCGATGTCCCGAATGGCCAGCAGCTGCGCATCCGCCAGCAAGTGAACAACTATAACTCACAGCACTATGTGCGTTACGGAGGCGCTTGCCCCGGCTCCACAGTGATCGCCTGCGTCAACGACGATGCCGGCGAGGTGGGCTGGGTGGAATGGATCAACACCACCGGCAGCACGCAACGCGCATGGTGGATCCAGGATGGATTCGGCACCGGTGTGGGCACCTTCACCCTCGAATGGCAGCTGCTCACTTGCCCGATACCCACAGCACTCGCGGCTACCGGTGTCATCAACACCCAGGCCTTCGCGAACTTCTCAGCACCTGCCGGCAACTACATCGTGGAGTGGGGCCCTGCGGCCACCTTCACCACGCCGGGCAACGGCCTCATCGCCGGGCCCAATGGCAACATCGTACTCACCAGCGCTTCGCCCACGCTCATCACAGGCCTGAGCGCGAACACGCAATACCGCTATTTCGTGCGGCAGGATTGCGGCGGCACCTACAGCCCCAACAGCTCCGCTATCCTGTTCACCACTACCAATGCACCCACCAACGTGGTGAACGGCAGCTGCGGAAACAATGTGGCCATCGCTGACAATGGCTGCGCTACCAACAACAACATGCTCGCCTCCATTGCGATCAGCGGGCAGCCCAATGCGCTAGGCACCAACGTGGGTCTGAGCAGCGTAGAGATCATCCTTACCCACACCTACAGGTCCGACCTGCAGATGCGCCTGATCAGCCCCGCCGGCCAAGAGCTTCTCCTGGTGAACCAGCGCGGAGGAAGCGGAGACAATTTCGGGAATAACAGCAACTGCCCTACCGCGGTTTTCCGGCTCATAACCGGCGGCGCCGCGCTAACAACCATTCCTGGCACCACCGCCAACGTCACGGGCAACTACTCACCTGAAGTGTCGCTCACGGGCTTCAACACCGACGATCCGAACGGCAACTGGATCTTCAAGGTCTGCGATAATGCAGGCATCGATATCGGTGCGCTGAGGCATATCCGCTTGAACTTCCTACCCATCGATTGCCTTGGCGCGCTCAACGGCCCTGCCATGCCCGGCACCGGCTGCAATGATGGCAACCCTTGCACAACAGGCGATACGTGGAACGCGAGCTGCAGCTGCGTGGGCACCCCCTTGTCCGATAGCGATGGTGATGGCGTATGCGACCTGATCGACAACTGCGTGAGCACCCCTAACGCAGGTCAGGCCGATGGCGATGGCGACAGCGTAGGCGATGCCTGCGACACTTGTCCCACCTTGGCCAATGGCAACCCGGGCGATGCTTGCGATGACGGCAACCCCCAAACCGTCCTCGATGTGATCGGTGCTGGCCCTGCGTGCGGCTGTACCGGCGTGCCCTGCACCACCGACCTTGACTTCGTGTACCAGGCCGATGGCATTGATGCGCTCACCTTCGCCCTGTACGAGCAAGGCACGAACATCCTCGTGCAAAGCGGCGGTGGGCCGATCATCGGCAACGGCTCCGAGGCCACCTGCCTGCCCGACGGCTGCTTCTACCTGGTGGTCACCGACGGCGGCGGCGACGGCATCGTGGGCGGCGGTTACCTGCTGAAGATCAACAGCAGCGTGCGCCTGATCGATAACCTCAACGGAACCTTCGGCGAAGGCGGATTCACCAGCGGAAGCACCAGCCAGATCGCTGCCAACGAAGGCTTCTGCCTGCCCGTGGGCACCGACCGCCTGATCTACACCAGCTGCGACAAGCGCGATTGGAAGATCAGCCCCTGCGGCGGTGAATACGTAGTGGCCAATGGGAATCAGGACGTGAGCGATGAGTACGGGGTGAACAACGCGAACAGCGGCTACCAGATGTGGTGGTACGCGCCCAATGGCGGCTATAGCTTCAAGCGATTCCAGAGCCACAACACCACCAATGGCCTACCGGCCAGTGCTACCCGCGCGGCCCACTTCCTGCTCAACGGCTGGGCTGGCAACCAACTGGTTGAAGGCGGCTTCTACAACGTGAAGGTGCGCGGCCGCATCAATGGCAACTACAACAACTGGGGCCCCGCCTGCCGCCTGGTGGTGAACAGCACGGAAGCCCAGTGCCCACGCACCAAGCTCATGGACCTGCCAGGAAGCCAATTCCTGAGCTGCGGACAGATGCGCAATGTGGGCGTGAACGAGCGCGTGCATGCCCGCCCCGTGCGCCGCATGAACGCCAACTGCAACTGGCAGAACGCGAACCGCTACCAGTTCCGCTTCCGCATCCCGGCTGAGTTCGTCACCATTGTGAAGACCAGCCCGGTCGGGCAGTACTGGGTGAACACCGCAGGCCTGCAGTGCAACAAGACCTACGAGGTGGATGTGCGCGCCAGCTTCGACAACGGCAGTACCTGGTGCCATGCCAGCGACCCCTACGGCGACATCTGCATGCTCACCACCAACTGCGCCTTCGGCATGGCTGAAGAGGGCGGCAGCACCACGGCGAGCGAGGCCCGCGTGGCGATGTACCCGAACCCGAACCGCGGCGACCAGCTCTTTGTGAGCATGAGCAGCGTGGAGGAGGGCGTGGAGAGCATCAACGTGGACATCTACGACGCCTTCGGCAAGCGCGTGGCCCAGCGCACGCTTGCTGTCAGCGACGGGTTCATCAACATCGTGCTCGACCTGAATGGCAAGCTGGCCGCAGGCCTGTACTTGGTGAACATCACTGCAGGGGATGCCATATCCACGGTACGACTGGTGATCGAGCCATAG
- a CDS encoding CHAT domain-containing protein: protein MKQIAACIERHERWCTGPSASAAERAEFWALKGQYAHANRDLEQAETLMLKAYSNYLEAGSPWKLGNKILRVLGYCAYEKGDYHRGLVYYRENLAIHLREEPDKAGNVAGAHYNVGNCFWGLDQRDSCSIHYNEALRIWRSVEGGGPPMVAYVHEVLGTHAWEAGDQRGALEHFNLAAARQLKDAPATDAADTMADSAAVAATGGHPDEALRLYQQALEFRERTLGPDHPSTACMSSELARMLATMDRPEEAMGRAQEAISRLVPGFIPADDLSNPSDVKAATNHRHLLDALVVKYRLLRARPVDARASRAADECIDLSVQCIEHLRTGALAEGSKLFWTTQVRDFIEEALEHCRTRFTRDGDEASIERAITLMELSRNALLAEAMRALEALSDAGLPRELIDEERTLKARIAEMRRYILLEEKKCDRMDVDKVGLWRNAAAAGQAELDGLIQRMAVEHPAYHELKYAPSTFERKALQARLGSDRSLLCMFLGSKHAYLILLDASGAQFVRNDDVLGMQQAAKGLRDLLADRARSLTDPQGAYAVFTEHARTLHQLLFGGITVPPRTALVIVPDGPFHQLPWEVLLTDAPRSATRDYSALPYLLRSHAISYVASIRNWMRSASPSTSTGEYLGVAASYPASTGLVELRSNADEVEAVRELLGGELLIGDAATESAFKRMAAEASILHLAMHTAMDDIDPMNSVFAFARVDSLEDGRLHLHEIFNLDLHVRLAVLSACRTGDGRAVNGEGVMSAARAFAHAGCPSMVMSLWNCEDEAARSIIASFFGHAAQGMALDQALQSAKLDYLEQSDPQKAHPYYWSTMVLMGDERVMGLSKPWYKRNWIWIVLGGILVLLLVRKRFQ from the coding sequence ATGAAGCAGATCGCAGCGTGCATCGAACGACATGAGCGATGGTGCACCGGGCCTTCCGCCTCTGCGGCAGAACGGGCCGAGTTCTGGGCGCTGAAGGGCCAGTACGCACACGCGAACCGCGACCTGGAGCAGGCTGAGACCCTGATGCTGAAGGCCTATTCCAATTATCTGGAAGCTGGTTCGCCGTGGAAGCTCGGCAACAAGATCCTCCGCGTGCTGGGTTATTGCGCCTATGAGAAGGGCGACTATCACCGCGGGTTGGTGTACTACCGCGAGAATCTCGCCATCCACCTCCGGGAAGAACCCGACAAGGCCGGCAACGTGGCAGGCGCCCACTACAACGTGGGCAACTGCTTTTGGGGTCTGGATCAACGCGATAGTTGCTCTATCCATTACAATGAAGCCCTCCGCATATGGAGATCGGTGGAAGGCGGCGGGCCACCCATGGTGGCCTATGTCCACGAGGTCCTGGGTACCCATGCGTGGGAAGCCGGTGATCAGCGTGGGGCGCTCGAGCACTTCAACCTGGCCGCAGCGCGCCAATTGAAGGACGCTCCAGCAACGGACGCAGCGGATACCATGGCCGACAGCGCCGCTGTGGCCGCGACCGGCGGGCACCCTGACGAAGCATTGCGTTTGTACCAGCAGGCCTTGGAGTTCAGGGAGCGCACGCTGGGACCCGATCATCCGAGCACGGCGTGCATGAGCAGCGAGCTGGCGCGCATGCTGGCGACCATGGACCGCCCAGAGGAAGCCATGGGGCGTGCGCAGGAAGCGATCTCACGATTGGTCCCCGGCTTCATACCGGCGGATGACTTGAGCAACCCAAGCGACGTGAAGGCCGCGACGAACCACCGACACTTGCTCGATGCGCTCGTGGTGAAGTACCGCTTGCTGCGCGCTCGACCGGTCGACGCGCGAGCCTCGCGCGCCGCGGATGAATGCATCGACTTGTCCGTGCAATGCATCGAGCATCTCCGTACCGGTGCGCTCGCCGAGGGGTCCAAGTTGTTCTGGACCACCCAGGTGCGGGACTTCATCGAAGAAGCGCTGGAGCATTGCCGTACACGCTTCACGCGGGATGGTGATGAAGCCTCCATCGAGCGTGCGATAACGCTCATGGAACTCAGCCGGAACGCCCTGCTCGCCGAGGCGATGCGCGCACTGGAAGCGCTGTCGGACGCCGGCCTTCCGCGCGAACTCATCGATGAGGAACGAACGCTCAAGGCGCGGATCGCGGAGATGCGGCGCTACATCCTGCTGGAAGAGAAGAAATGCGACCGCATGGATGTGGACAAGGTGGGCTTATGGCGCAATGCCGCTGCCGCGGGCCAGGCCGAGCTCGATGGCTTGATCCAGCGGATGGCCGTGGAACACCCTGCCTACCACGAGCTGAAATATGCACCCTCGACGTTCGAGCGGAAGGCCTTGCAAGCAAGGCTTGGCTCGGATCGTTCGTTGCTGTGCATGTTCCTCGGATCGAAGCATGCATACCTCATCCTGCTCGATGCATCAGGCGCGCAATTCGTGAGGAACGATGATGTCCTGGGCATGCAGCAAGCAGCCAAGGGCTTGCGGGACCTGCTTGCTGATCGCGCGCGTTCGCTCACTGATCCGCAAGGGGCCTATGCCGTCTTCACCGAACATGCGCGAACGTTGCACCAACTCCTGTTCGGAGGAATCACCGTCCCCCCTCGTACGGCGCTCGTGATCGTTCCCGATGGACCGTTCCACCAGCTGCCGTGGGAAGTGCTGCTGACCGACGCGCCGCGATCGGCCACGCGCGACTACAGCGCCTTACCCTACCTGCTTCGATCGCATGCGATCAGTTACGTGGCCTCGATCCGGAACTGGATGCGCAGCGCATCTCCTTCGACCAGCACTGGCGAGTACCTCGGCGTGGCGGCGAGCTATCCAGCATCCACGGGCTTGGTGGAACTGCGCTCCAATGCGGATGAGGTGGAGGCTGTGCGCGAGCTGCTCGGCGGTGAGTTGCTGATCGGCGATGCGGCGACGGAATCGGCGTTCAAGCGGATGGCAGCAGAAGCCTCGATCCTCCACCTGGCGATGCACACCGCCATGGATGATATCGACCCGATGAATTCGGTGTTCGCCTTCGCACGCGTTGACAGCCTTGAGGATGGAAGGCTGCATCTCCACGAGATCTTCAACCTGGACCTGCATGTGCGCTTGGCCGTGCTCAGCGCCTGTCGTACTGGGGACGGCCGCGCCGTGAACGGGGAAGGCGTGATGAGCGCGGCCCGTGCATTCGCACACGCGGGTTGCCCGTCCATGGTGATGAGCTTGTGGAATTGCGAGGACGAAGCCGCACGTTCGATCATCGCATCCTTCTTCGGGCACGCCGCCCAAGGGATGGCCCTCGACCAGGCCTTGCAAAGCGCGAAGCTCGACTACCTGGAACAGAGCGATCCACAGAAGGCGCATCCGTACTACTGGTCCACCATGGTGCTCATGGGCGATGAGCGTGTGATGGGACTCAGCAAGCCGTGGTACAAGCGAAACTGGATCTGGATCGTGCTCGGCGGGATCCTGGTACTACTGCTCGTCAGGAAGCGCTTCCAATAG
- a CDS encoding sigma-70 family RNA polymerase sigma factor, protein MGPAHASDAELIAHLRKGTIEEDMALKQIYREHFHAVSGYVQRNSGDADAARDVFQDGVLVLYRNIKEDRFNGESAIGTYLYSICRYLWLKSLRKRGRISDDAEADLVSYGTPLIELIDAERRSMVLALFDQLGEACKRILLLSFYEDLDMREIAAHTGLKDEQNARNKKYKCLKGLKEKMDEHGGLAHWLNELQDQRS, encoded by the coding sequence ATGGGCCCGGCACACGCCAGCGACGCGGAGCTGATCGCGCACCTGAGGAAGGGCACGATCGAAGAGGACATGGCCTTGAAGCAGATCTATCGGGAGCATTTCCACGCGGTGAGCGGGTACGTGCAACGCAACAGCGGCGATGCCGATGCTGCGCGCGATGTGTTCCAGGACGGTGTTCTGGTCCTCTACCGGAACATCAAGGAGGACCGCTTCAATGGTGAGAGCGCGATCGGCACCTACCTGTACAGCATCTGCCGCTACCTCTGGTTGAAGTCGCTTCGGAAGCGCGGACGCATTTCGGATGATGCGGAAGCGGACCTGGTGAGTTACGGAACGCCTTTGATCGAGCTGATCGATGCCGAACGTCGTTCGATGGTGCTGGCGCTCTTCGATCAGTTGGGCGAGGCGTGCAAGCGGATCCTGTTGCTGAGCTTCTATGAGGATCTTGATATGCGCGAGATCGCGGCACACACAGGGTTGAAGGACGAGCAGAACGCGCGCAACAAGAAGTACAAGTGCCTGAAGGGCTTGAAGGAGAAGATGGATGAGCACGGTGGCCTAGCGCATTGGTTGAACGAATTGCAGGACCAACGCTCATGA